A genome region from Meriones unguiculatus strain TT.TT164.6M chromosome 19, Bangor_MerUng_6.1, whole genome shotgun sequence includes the following:
- the Kin gene encoding DNA/RNA-binding protein KIN17 isoform X1: MGKSDFLSPKAIANRIKSKGLQKLRWYCQMCQKQCRDENGFKCHCMSESHQRQLLLASENPQQFMDYFSEEFRNDFLELLRRRFGTKRVHNNIVYNEYISHREHIHMNATQWETLTDFTKWLGREGLCKVDETPKGWYIQYIDRDPETIRRQLELEKKKKQDLDDEEKTAKFIEEQVRRGLEGKEQEAPVFTELSRENDEEKVAFNLNKGAGSSAGATTPKSSSLGPSALKTLGSAASMKRKESSQSSAQSAKKKKSALDEIMEIEEEKKRAARTDSWLQPRIIVKIITKKLGEKYHKKKGVVKEVIDRYTAVVKMIDSGDRLKLDQTHLETVIPAPGKRVLVLNGGYRGNEGTLESINEKTFSATIVIETGPLKGRRLEGIQYEDISKLA, translated from the exons ATGGGCAAGTCGGATTTTCTGAGCCCCAAGGCCATCGCGAATAGAATTAAGTCCAAAGGGCTCCAGAAGCTTCGCTGGTACTGCCAGATGTGCCAAAAGCAATGTCGCGACGAG aatggCTTTAAGTGTCACTGTATGTCTGAATCTCATCAAAGACAACTGTTGCTGGCTTCAGAAAATCCTCAGCAGTTTATGGATTATTTTTCAGA GGAATTCCGAAATGACTTTCTGGAACTTCTGAGGAGACGCTTTG gcacTAAGAGAGTCCACAACAACATTGTCTATAATGAGTACATCAGCCACCGAGAACACATCCATATGAATGCCACTCAGTGGGAGACGCTCACCGACTTCACCAAATGGCTGGGCAGAGAGG gATTGTGTAAAGTGGATGAGACACCAAAAGGCTGGTACATACAGTACATAGACAGAGACCCAGAAACTATTCGCCGGCAactggaattagaaaaaaagaagaagcaagatCTTGATGATGAAGAAAAAACTGCCAAATTCATTGAGGAACAGGTGAGAAGAGGTCTGGAGGGGAAGGAGCAGGAGGCACCTGTCTTTACAGAGTTAAGCCGAGAGAATGATGAAGAAAAAGTTGCGTTTAATCTGAATAAAGGAGCAGGTAGCTCAGCAGGAGCTACAACGCCTAAGTCAAGCTCTCTGGGACCAAGTGCACTGAAGACACTGGGAAGCGCAGCATCAATGAAACGAAAAGAATCTTCACAGAGCTCGGCTCAGTCTGCAAAGAAGAAGAAGTCTGCACTAGACGAAATCATGGAGattgaagaggaaaagaaaagagctgCACGAACAGACTCCTGGTTACAGCCCAGAATCATTGTGAAAATTATAACAAAGAAACTTGGAGAGAAATATCACAAGAAAAAGGGTGTCGTTAAGGAAGTGATTGACAGATACACAGCTGTGGTAAAGATGATTGACTCTGGAGACAGGCTGAAACTGGACCAAACTCACTTAGAGACAGTCATTCCAGCACCAGGGAAAAGAGTTCTAGTTTTAAACGGCGGCTACAGAGGAAATGAAGGCACCCTAGAATCCATCAATGAGAAGACCTTTTCGGCCACCATAGTCATTGAAACCGGACCTTTGAAAGGACGCAGACTTGAAGGTATTCAATACGAAGACATATCTAAACTTGCTTGA
- the Kin gene encoding DNA/RNA-binding protein KIN17 isoform X2 translates to MALSVTVCLNLIKDNCCWLQKILSSLWIIFQSTKRVHNNIVYNEYISHREHIHMNATQWETLTDFTKWLGREGLCKVDETPKGWYIQYIDRDPETIRRQLELEKKKKQDLDDEEKTAKFIEEQVRRGLEGKEQEAPVFTELSRENDEEKVAFNLNKGAGSSAGATTPKSSSLGPSALKTLGSAASMKRKESSQSSAQSAKKKKSALDEIMEIEEEKKRAARTDSWLQPRIIVKIITKKLGEKYHKKKGVVKEVIDRYTAVVKMIDSGDRLKLDQTHLETVIPAPGKRVLVLNGGYRGNEGTLESINEKTFSATIVIETGPLKGRRLEGIQYEDISKLA, encoded by the exons atggCTTTAAGTGTCACTGTATGTCTGAATCTCATCAAAGACAACTGTTGCTGGCTTCAGAAAATCCTCAGCAGTTTATGGATTATTTTTCAGA gcacTAAGAGAGTCCACAACAACATTGTCTATAATGAGTACATCAGCCACCGAGAACACATCCATATGAATGCCACTCAGTGGGAGACGCTCACCGACTTCACCAAATGGCTGGGCAGAGAGG gATTGTGTAAAGTGGATGAGACACCAAAAGGCTGGTACATACAGTACATAGACAGAGACCCAGAAACTATTCGCCGGCAactggaattagaaaaaaagaagaagcaagatCTTGATGATGAAGAAAAAACTGCCAAATTCATTGAGGAACAGGTGAGAAGAGGTCTGGAGGGGAAGGAGCAGGAGGCACCTGTCTTTACAGAGTTAAGCCGAGAGAATGATGAAGAAAAAGTTGCGTTTAATCTGAATAAAGGAGCAGGTAGCTCAGCAGGAGCTACAACGCCTAAGTCAAGCTCTCTGGGACCAAGTGCACTGAAGACACTGGGAAGCGCAGCATCAATGAAACGAAAAGAATCTTCACAGAGCTCGGCTCAGTCTGCAAAGAAGAAGAAGTCTGCACTAGACGAAATCATGGAGattgaagaggaaaagaaaagagctgCACGAACAGACTCCTGGTTACAGCCCAGAATCATTGTGAAAATTATAACAAAGAAACTTGGAGAGAAATATCACAAGAAAAAGGGTGTCGTTAAGGAAGTGATTGACAGATACACAGCTGTGGTAAAGATGATTGACTCTGGAGACAGGCTGAAACTGGACCAAACTCACTTAGAGACAGTCATTCCAGCACCAGGGAAAAGAGTTCTAGTTTTAAACGGCGGCTACAGAGGAAATGAAGGCACCCTAGAATCCATCAATGAGAAGACCTTTTCGGCCACCATAGTCATTGAAACCGGACCTTTGAAAGGACGCAGACTTGAAGGTATTCAATACGAAGACATATCTAAACTTGCTTGA